The window AGCGCATGGTGAGGGAGCTGCTCGAGGAGGCGCAGGACGTCGTCGACCCGTTCCATCCAGAAGGAGAAGTGCGGGTAGAGGCGCAGCGAGCCGCCCGCCGCGGTGGCCCGGTTGATGGCCTGCTCGAGGAAGGCGAGCGCCGCGGCGTCTCCGGAAGGCTTCGAGGGCGCATGCTCCTCGCCGGAGTAGCGGAGCGTGATCTCCGTCGGGGTCTCGCCGGCGGACGAGATCGCATCGAGGGCACGACGTGACTCGGGGTGGTCCAGCGGCAACGACAGGTCGATCGTGAGGTAGATCGATGCGACCGCGAGCCCGTGCCGGTCGGCGACCTGCCACAGGCTGCGCAGGTCCGTCCAGGCCGGCTCGCTCCACAGCGTCAGGTTCGTGGCGTCGTAGCCGAGGTCGGCCAGCATGGCGCAGCGGGTCTCCAGCGGGTAGGCGCCGGTGTGGCTGAAGAACCCTACGTCCATCCCGTAGGTCTGCAGAGCGGTCAACGGACTGCCTCCGTCCGGGCGTCCTGCCGGCTCACCGTGACCGGCGAGCCGGCGTCGGCGGCCTCGACTACCGCGCGGAGCCAGGAGAACGTGAACAGCGACGTCGCGTTGATGGCGGTCGGCTCCGCGTGCTCCGCGATCGCCTCGAGCGTCCGCGCGAGCGGGCGGGAGTGGAAGCCGATGGGCGGTTCCTCGAAGGACCGCGTGACGGTGCGCGGAGACCCGTCGCCATCGGCGTCGGTGAAGCGGACGCCGCCCGGCACCCAGTCGAGCCAGGACCAGGTGACGGAGCCGAGGTCGCCGTCGACCGACACCACGCTCAGCTCTTCGCCGTGGGTCGCGGCCGAGCGTTCGTAGGTGAGCTCCACCATGGTCCCGTCACGCAGCTCGAGCGTCATGCTCGCGCCGACGTGCTGCTCGACGCTCAGCGACTCCTCGCGGAACGGCCCGCCGGTGACCGGGGAGCGCGTCCACGCGTGGTTGACCGTCACCCGCACCGGTGCGAACACCTCGTCCAGCACGGCGATGTCGTAGGGCCCCCAGTCCATCATGACGCCGCCGCCGCTGATCTTGGGGTTGCGGAACCACGCCGACTCGGTGAGCCAGTCGATGCCGGTGCGCGAGCGGCGGAGGGTGTTGATGAAGGTTGCGTGATACAGAGCGCCCAGCGAACCGGCCTCGACGATCCCACGGACATGGGCGGTTGCCCGGCACGTCACGGAACCGGCTGTCGCACGAGTCGAGGATCAGACCAGCCGCATCCGCGCGGGCGGCGAGCTCAGTGGCCTCGGCAGTCGTCAT is drawn from Promicromonospora sp. Populi and contains these coding sequences:
- a CDS encoding sugar phosphate isomerase/epimerase family protein; amino-acid sequence: MTALQTYGMDVGFFSHTGAYPLETRCAMLADLGYDATNLTLWSEPAWTDLRSLWQVADRHGLAVASIYLTIDLSLPLDHPESRRALDAISSAGETPTEITLRYSGEEHAPSKPSGDAAALAFLEQAINRATAAGGSLRLYPHFSFWMERVDDVLRLLEQLPHHALRMTFPAFHVYALEGSGFGAALDRARPVIAGVNTNGSRRLAGQYFPVTIEPVGDGDFDNFAFLGRLRSFGYSGSLGVQAYGVGGDAYTHFARSRAALREIEARLDAHPEWAQLRPDTL
- a CDS encoding Gfo/Idh/MocA family oxidoreductase, whose product is MTCRATAHVRGIVEAGSLGALYHATFINTLRRSRTGIDWLTESAWFRNPKISGGGVMMDWGPYDIAVLDEVFAPVRVTVNHAWTRSPVTGGPFREESLSVEQHVGASMTLELRDGTMVELTYERSAATHGEELSVVSVDGDLGSVTWSWLDWVPGGVRFTDADGDGSPRTVTRSFEEPPIGFHSRPLARTLEAIAEHAEPTAINATSLFTFSWLRAVVEAADAGSPVTVSRQDARTEAVR